One genomic window of Bacillus mycoides includes the following:
- a CDS encoding flagellar basal-body rod protein FlgG, producing MNGLYIGSMGMMNYMQRLNVHSNNVANAQTTGFKAENMTSKVFDVQDAYRRGDGLATNIGSADYAVVPAATHVNLAQGNVQITNSATDFFLDDGVAGISSFFVTSKNDETLLTRDGSFTVNSDRYLQTSSGAFVLGENNERIRIPEGAKVAVQADGTLYDEVTQNNIARLQTKTVDAEANARLVQRENKSFTLAEGNVADLPNGTGAVRNHTLENSNVDMTKEMADLMTNQKMIQASQRIMTSFDKIYEKEANEILR from the coding sequence ATGAATGGTCTTTATATAGGTTCTATGGGTATGATGAATTACATGCAGCGTTTAAATGTACACTCTAATAACGTCGCAAATGCCCAAACGACAGGATTTAAAGCAGAAAACATGACTTCTAAAGTATTTGATGTGCAAGACGCATATCGCCGCGGAGATGGATTGGCGACAAATATCGGTTCGGCCGATTACGCTGTCGTACCAGCTGCGACACATGTGAATTTAGCGCAAGGAAATGTACAAATTACAAATAGTGCTACAGATTTCTTTTTAGACGACGGTGTGGCTGGCATATCATCATTTTTCGTTACATCTAAAAATGATGAAACACTTTTAACGAGAGACGGTAGTTTCACAGTAAATAGTGATCGTTATTTACAAACATCTTCAGGTGCTTTTGTATTGGGTGAGAATAATGAACGTATTCGTATTCCAGAAGGAGCAAAGGTGGCTGTACAAGCAGATGGTACATTGTACGATGAAGTAACACAAAATAATATTGCCCGCTTGCAAACGAAAACAGTAGACGCAGAAGCAAACGCTCGCCTCGTGCAACGTGAAAATAAAAGTTTTACACTAGCAGAAGGAAACGTTGCCGATTTACCGAACGGAACAGGGGCAGTACGTAATCATACGCTAGAAAATTCAAATGTGGATATGACGAAAGAAATGGCTGATCTTATGACGAATCAAAAAATGATTCAAGCATCGCAGCGCATCATGACTTCGTTTGATAAAATTTATGAAAAAGAAGCGAATGAAATATTGAGATAA
- a CDS encoding AzlC family ABC transporter permease, which produces MTLQSEDTFQQGVKDCLPTVFGYLSIGIAAGVIAKTAGFSIIEIAFMSTLIYAGSAQFILAGMYAAGAPASAIIFTVFFVNLRHLLMSAALAPYFTKIPLFKNLIIGSQITDETFGVAVQQAAQKGYLGEKWMLGLNVTAYLNWIIATIIGGLFGEWIPDPHTYGMDYALPAMFIGLFVLQLISSKPKLAIHLTVAVVAIVIAYVSHIFMPDSIAVIIATLLAATIGVVIEKWK; this is translated from the coding sequence ATGACATTGCAGAGCGAGGATACATTTCAACAAGGTGTAAAGGATTGTTTACCAACTGTATTTGGATATTTGAGCATTGGTATAGCGGCTGGTGTAATTGCGAAAACAGCTGGTTTCTCCATCATTGAAATTGCTTTTATGTCCACTTTAATTTATGCAGGTTCTGCTCAATTTATATTAGCAGGTATGTATGCTGCCGGTGCTCCTGCCTCGGCAATTATTTTTACCGTATTTTTTGTTAATCTACGGCACCTTTTAATGAGCGCTGCGCTTGCGCCCTACTTCACGAAAATTCCTCTATTTAAAAACTTAATAATTGGTTCGCAAATTACAGATGAAACTTTCGGCGTTGCAGTGCAGCAAGCAGCGCAAAAAGGTTATTTAGGTGAAAAGTGGATGCTAGGATTAAACGTAACAGCATATTTAAATTGGATTATCGCTACAATTATTGGCGGACTCTTTGGTGAATGGATACCAGATCCTCATACGTACGGGATGGATTATGCCTTGCCAGCAATGTTTATTGGATTATTTGTTCTCCAGCTTATAAGTAGTAAACCGAAACTAGCAATTCATCTTACTGTTGCGGTTGTAGCTATTGTTATTGCATACGTTTCACACATTTTTATGCCAGATAGCATAGCAGTTATTATCGCAACGCTGTTAGCTGCGACGATTGGAGTGGTGATTGAGAAATGGAAATGA
- a CDS encoding DUF3951 domain-containing protein, whose product MILLTIGAILLTVFIFFIIVFITFMMVVDKATPQIYYTPCESVTVKSKGKHRRKKS is encoded by the coding sequence ATGATACTTTTAACGATAGGCGCTATTTTATTAACGGTATTCATTTTCTTTATTATCGTTTTTATTACGTTTATGATGGTTGTTGATAAGGCGACACCTCAAATTTACTATACACCTTGTGAATCAGTAACAGTGAAATCTAAAGGTAAACATAGAAGGAAGAAAAGTTGA
- a CDS encoding AzlD domain-containing protein — translation MEMRLDVLLLLLAAGAVTLVPRILPLLVFSKLQIPDWGLRWLNYIPIAILAALLAQVLFMHETVQWDYLIAAIPTFLVAIYTRSLLGTVLTGVIVIILLRLFF, via the coding sequence ATGGAAATGAGATTAGACGTATTATTACTTTTATTAGCAGCAGGAGCAGTTACACTTGTGCCTCGTATATTACCTCTTCTCGTATTTAGCAAACTGCAAATCCCAGATTGGGGCTTAAGATGGTTAAATTACATACCGATTGCGATATTAGCAGCACTTTTAGCGCAAGTATTATTTATGCACGAGACAGTGCAGTGGGATTATCTTATCGCAGCAATCCCAACATTTCTTGTCGCAATATATACGCGTAGTTTATTAGGAACAGTATTAACTGGAGTGATTGTGATTATTTTGTTACGTTTATTTTTCTAA
- a CDS encoding NtaA/DmoA family FMN-dependent monooxygenase (This protein belongs to a clade of FMN-dependent monooxygenases, within a broader family of flavin-dependent oxidoreductases, the luciferase-like monooxygenase (LMM) family, some of whose members use coenzyme F420 rather than FMN.) translates to MSTKKQLCIGLCLISRKKEEENKFDSGIGEQVELAQLAEKAKLDFVFKADYLVAHPDLIARNKGNVILDPTLLFTAIAYATEKIGVVTTASTSFYPPYILARQLQSLNWISNGRVGWNIVTSIDGAENFGEAGMPPSEERYAKAAECTELVRKLWRSHPYEVLKEDNADVIREMVQPIEHRGEHFEVKGPLNIPQHISGEMPLFQAGASEPGRNFAASVADAIFAAMPDVESGIELRQDLRRRAEKHGRKQDDIRVLPGLYFFIGDSYEEALEMHKQAHQHLTKEKRYALLEMVLGLDVRGMPLESKVTEHMLPSRNQTVRSKTHAELLRNFIIKNEPTVEQILERPEVVGSAHWVAIGTPQDVFKQIMERFEAGALDGFIAIPGGPPKSLDLFFSEVIPLFVKAGVFREEYTGSTLREHLEGNISNCLQLK, encoded by the coding sequence ATGTCTACCAAAAAACAGCTTTGCATTGGGTTATGTTTGATTTCTAGAAAGAAAGAAGAAGAGAATAAGTTTGATTCAGGAATCGGTGAACAAGTAGAGTTAGCACAACTGGCAGAGAAGGCTAAGTTAGATTTTGTTTTTAAAGCGGATTATTTAGTGGCACATCCAGATTTAATTGCACGTAATAAGGGGAATGTAATTTTAGATCCAACATTACTTTTTACTGCTATTGCGTATGCGACAGAAAAAATTGGAGTCGTTACGACCGCTTCAACATCATTTTATCCACCATATATACTAGCGAGGCAACTACAATCTTTAAATTGGATTAGTAACGGCCGAGTAGGATGGAACATTGTCACATCAATTGATGGTGCTGAAAACTTTGGTGAGGCAGGGATGCCACCATCTGAGGAACGATACGCGAAAGCGGCAGAATGTACAGAGTTAGTCAGAAAACTTTGGAGGAGTCATCCTTATGAAGTTTTGAAAGAAGACAACGCAGATGTAATTAGAGAGATGGTACAGCCAATTGAGCATCGTGGTGAGCATTTTGAGGTGAAAGGTCCACTTAATATCCCTCAGCATATTTCTGGGGAAATGCCTTTATTTCAAGCGGGTGCTTCAGAGCCTGGCCGGAATTTCGCTGCTTCTGTTGCGGATGCGATTTTTGCCGCAATGCCAGATGTAGAATCAGGAATCGAACTTCGTCAAGATTTAAGAAGAAGAGCAGAAAAGCATGGCCGAAAGCAAGATGATATACGTGTATTGCCTGGTTTATATTTCTTTATTGGTGATTCATATGAAGAAGCACTAGAAATGCACAAGCAAGCTCATCAACATCTTACAAAAGAGAAGAGGTACGCTTTACTCGAAATGGTTCTCGGATTAGATGTTAGAGGGATGCCATTAGAAAGTAAGGTTACTGAACATATGCTACCAAGTAGGAATCAAACTGTACGTAGTAAAACACATGCCGAATTATTACGGAATTTCATCATTAAAAATGAACCAACTGTTGAGCAAATACTAGAACGACCAGAAGTTGTTGGATCTGCTCATTGGGTCGCTATTGGCACACCACAAGACGTTTTCAAGCAAATTATGGAAAGATTTGAAGCAGGGGCACTAGATGGATTCATTGCAATTCCAGGCGGACCTCCTAAATCATTGGATTTATTCTTTAGTGAAGTGATTCCTTTATTCGTGAAAGCAGGTGTATTTAGAGAAGAGTATACAGGTTCAACTTTACGTGAGCATTTGGAGGGTAATATATCAAATTGTTTGCAGTTAAAATAA